A genomic stretch from Achromobacter spanius includes:
- a CDS encoding IclR family transcriptional regulator, whose amino-acid sequence MEDARLTEDVAPEDDAPEEGVVAVRRAMRILEAFGIDDAHLTLAELSRRTGCHRSTVLRLARTLAMDDYLAQRADGTWRLARAAGWLGACYQATFNVQELVQPVLRELSGATGESATFYVREGNQRICMARVEGPKSIRHHVRVGAALPLNLGSPGRVLLAFSGEAGEEYEAVRRAGYMISLGERDAEVSSISAPVYGINWTLLGAICISGPISRLNEAVLLGHKEAILSTASRLSRSMMGARQGGAA is encoded by the coding sequence ATGGAAGACGCGCGCTTGACTGAAGACGTTGCCCCCGAAGACGATGCGCCCGAAGAAGGCGTGGTCGCGGTCAGGCGGGCAATGCGCATCCTGGAAGCCTTCGGTATCGACGATGCGCACTTGACGCTGGCGGAACTGAGCCGCCGCACGGGCTGCCACCGGTCCACGGTGTTGCGCCTGGCGCGCACCTTGGCCATGGACGACTACCTGGCGCAGCGCGCGGACGGCACGTGGCGCCTGGCGCGGGCGGCCGGTTGGCTGGGCGCCTGCTATCAGGCCACCTTCAACGTGCAGGAATTGGTGCAGCCCGTACTGCGAGAGCTGTCGGGCGCAACCGGGGAAAGCGCAACGTTCTACGTGCGCGAGGGCAATCAGCGAATTTGCATGGCGCGCGTGGAAGGGCCGAAGTCCATCCGCCATCACGTGCGCGTGGGCGCGGCGTTGCCCTTGAACCTGGGCAGCCCGGGCCGCGTGCTGTTGGCGTTCTCAGGCGAAGCAGGCGAAGAGTACGAGGCCGTGCGGCGCGCCGGCTACATGATTTCGCTGGGCGAGCGCGACGCGGAAGTGTCCAGTATTTCCGCGCCGGTCTATGGCATCAATTGGACCTTGCTGGGCGCCATCTGCATCTCGGGCCCGATCTCGCGCTTGAACGAAGCGGTGCTGCTTGGCCATAAAGAGGCCATTCTTTCCACGGCCAGCCGCCTGTCGCGCTCGATGATGGGCGCGCGGCAGGGTGGGGCGGCGTAG